In Ruania alkalisoli, the DNA window GCACCGGTGAGCAACGCCGTCAGAGTCAGCAGCAGCCACCGGGTGCGCGGTACGTGCACGCCGAGGGAGGTGGCTGCCGTGTCGCCGAAGGCGAAGGCGTCCAGGCTGCGCCCGTGCGCGAGCACCAGCGCCCCGATGATCACGACGGCGGCCCCTGAGATGGCCACGGACGTCCAGGTGGCCGCTGCGAGGGAGCCCATCAGCCAGTTGATGATCTCCCGGTAGGAGTCACCCTGGGCGGTGGAGAAGATCACGAAGGAGACCAGCGCCGAGCAGGCCTGGGCCACGGCGATCCCGGCCAGGATGGTGCGTGCCGGTGTGAGCCGGCCACCGATCCCGGCCAGGGCGAGTGTGGCGCCGAGGGCGAGGAGGGCGCCGGCGAAGGCAGCGATGGGCAGGGCGATGGCGACGCCCAGCAGCAGTACCGCCACAGCACCGAGTGCGGCTCCGGAGGAGACCCCGAGCAGATACGGATCGGCCAGCGGGTTGCGGGTGATCGCCTGCATCACCGCACCGCACAGCGCCAGGCCCGCGCCGACGCAGGTCGCGGTGAGCAGCCGGGGGGCGCGCCCCTGCCACACGATCGCGTCGCGGATGGTGGTGAGCGGGTTCTCGGCCGGGGTGATCGGGACACCGCGCTCGGCGAGCCAGGTGAGGCTGTGGTGCCAGGCGCTGCCGAGCACGTCGGCCGGGGTGATCGCCGCCGGGCCGATGGTCAGCGCGATCAGCACCGACCCCAGCAACAGGCCGAGCCCGAGCAGGATCCATAGGCCTAGGCTTCCGCGTCCCGGGGTGGGCGTAGGCGGTCGGGGATCCGTGGGCGCCGGGGCAGCGATGGCCGGAGCCACCCCCTCCTCGCGCACCGGGGCGGACCGGCGATCCTCGGAGGTTCGCCGGTCCGTCCTGGTGGTGCCGGGGCTGGTCACGCGCCCGCCATCGCCTGTTCCAGCTCGGCCAGTTGAGCGGCGAGGTCTGCCGCGGCACCGACGCTGCGCATCCCGGCCTCACTGGCCGGGAACGGCACGATCAGGTAGCGCTCCTCCTGGACTGCTGGCAGCACGGCAGTGGTGGGGGTGGACTCGAGCACCTCGATCTTGTGGTCGGCGGTGTTCCAGGCGGAGTCCACGAGCACGATCACGTCGGGGTTCGCATCGGCGATCGCCTCCCACGAGGCGGAGGTCCAGGTCTCCTCGGTTCCGGCCATGATGTTGGTGAGCCCGGCGGTCTCCATCAGCAGCTGCGGGGCACCGATCCCGGCGCCGACGAAGGGAGTGTCCGAGCCGGAGGAGTACCACAGTGCCGTGAGCCCGGCGTCGGAGGCCTCGATCTGGTCGAGCTGGGTTTGCTGGCCGGCCACCAGATCGGCGGCCGCCTCGGGAGCGCCGAGCAGATCGCCGGCCTCCGTGATCGAGGCGAAGACGTCCTCGAAGGTGAGCGGGTTGGGCTGATACTCGGGCTCCTGGCAGGCGGCGGGGGAGACATAGGTGGCGATGCCGAGCTGCTGCAGGTCGGCTCGCTCACCGGCGCCGTCGGCGGAGAAGTTTGACTCCCAGCCGGCGAACACGAAGTCCGGCTCGGTCTCCAGCACCACCTCTTCGGACGGCGCCCGTTCGGCCAGGACCGGAACGTCGGCGCCCGCTTCAGACAGGTTCTCGGGGAGGGGGCCGTCGGAGAATGCGGTGCCGACGAGGCGGTCTCCCAGACCGAGGGCGATGACCATCTCCGTGGAGGTCGACTTGATCGTCACGATCCGCTCCGGCGCCTCAGTCACGGTGACTTCGGTGCCGCAGTTGTCGACCGTGACGGGGTAGGTGCTTACGTCAGCGGTGGTGGCGCTGGAACCGGTGGACTCGTCAGGCTCAGGGCCGTCGGCGGAGGCGTCCGGTGAGCAGGCGGCAAGGGCAAGGATGAGGGGGACGCACGCGAGTGCGGATCGGGTCGACGGCACGGCAGGGACTCCTGGGCAGGCAGAGGTCAGATGGTGCGCGGGACCCTCCGGCCAGATCGGGCCGGTCGACCCGGGACAAGTCAGTCCCGGGGTGTCCGTACCGGACAGTCTAGCGCTACTGATCTTCCGCGGGAGGTGGCGCCGTCGCGGGCGCACCCTCTCACGTGGGGTGCCTTGCTACAGCGTGTCGCAGACCGTGCCCCAGTTCGTGTGACCGAAGGTGGTCTTGCGCCAGAACGAGGCGGCATAGTGGTCATAGCCGGTGGGGGTCGACCAGGACCTGGTCTGCCCGGATCCGAATGTCCACGACACCGACGTGTCGACGGTGGTGCCCGTGCCACAACCGCTCGACGACGAACGCTCGTACAGCCGCAGGAATCCGGTCGGGCTGGAGGAGCCGTGGTAAGTGAACGAGTAGTTCACGTAGCTTCCGGATCGGCTCAGGCAGATCGTTCCCGGCCCGGAGGTGCCTGCACAGGCCGAGGCCATCGCCGAGTAGGTGGCGGTCGTGCGGTTCTGTGTCGACGGGGACTGAGAAATGCTTGTCGTCTCCGTACAGTCCTCGGTGCGTTCGACCACCGGAACGGTCAATCCGGCAGGACCCCCCCGCTCCTCTGGCACAGTGGTGTGCCTGATGTCCATCGAAACGAGCTCACACCCGCGTGCGGCCGAGTCGGCCGCCCAGTCCGTGGTGCGAACCTCCTCCTCGAGTGCGTCTGCCCATTCGTTCCACTCGGCATCCGTGGACTCTGCATCCGGAGCCTCGTGCACTTCCGTGTCGGGTGCGAGTTCCTCGGCACCGGCCGAGGAACTGCTGATGATGACCGAACTGGCGATCAGCGCGACGCCGGCGGCCATGACGGTGAGCGCACGCGTTCGGTGGGTGGTCGATGACTGCACGGGGATGCCTCCGGGTGATGGGTCGGGCGGAGGCGATCAGGTCACCAGTGCGGCCGCCTCCCAGCGTGATCTGATCGTGACACAAAACTCATGTGTAATCACCCCCTGGGTGCCGGACATGTATAGGTGTAAGGGACGGGGAGGAGGCGGATGAAGGCCGGCCCGGAGGGGCGGTTCGAGGCTCTCTACTGGGAGAATCACCGTGAGTTGCTGGCCTTCATCCGCCGCCGCACAGAGGCGGAGGCCGAGGACATCGTGGCCGAGACGTTTGTGGTGGCATGGCGCCGTATCGACGACGTGCCGGAGAACGCACGGCCATGGTTGTTCGGCGTGGCCCGCAACGTGCTGCGTAATCACCTACGAGCGCAGAACCGCCAGACGCTGCTGAAAGTACGGATCGATCGACAACCGGAGGACCCGCAGACCGACCTGGCTACAGCCATCGCCGCGCGACACGACCTGGCTGCGGCCTGGAACAGGCTCACCAGTGCCGAGCAGGAAGTCATCTCGCTCGTCGCGTGGGACGAGTTCAGCAACGACGAAGCCGCGACCGTGCTCGGATGCGCGAAGTCGACGTTCGCGGTGCGGCTGTTCCGCGCCAGGCGTCGGCTGCTGCACCTGCTCAACCGCACCACCGTCGAAGGGGGATCGACATGAGCGAGAAGTCGACGCTACTGCGCGCAGTCGGCGCCCTGAAGCCGTCAGAACGGGACGTGAGCGAGTCCGAGTCCCGCGCTCTGCTGGAACAGGTGAATCTCCGCATCTCCGAGGGGGCGACCTCTGCTGAGGAGGCGCGCCGACTGACGCCGTACCAGCCGCCGGTCGCGACTCGCCGTCTCCTTGCCGGTGCGGCGGCCACGGCTCTCGTCGCCGTGGGGGCGATCACTGTCAGCAACTACGACACCGCCCCCGCCTATGCCGGCTGGACTTCCACGCCAACTGAGATCGCCTCGTCGGATGTCGATGTCATGGCTCAGATCTGCCCGCCGGAGATTCCTGGGCCGGGTCCGGATGCGGAGATGATCCCGGTCAGTCCATTGCTTGCTGAGGAGCGAGGGCCGTACCGGATGATGCTCTCGCTCGGTGACGGCGATTCCTACCAGGTCTGCCTGACCTTGCCGGATGAGGACTCGAGCCAGGGGTACTACCCGGTGGCCATGGGATCCGTTCCCGGCCCAGGAAACGTGACGTGGCCGGCAGAGGACGATGGCGCGCTGCTGCTCGATGCGGGCACGTACACGCCGCCGATCAACAGTGATCCGGTCACCCTGGCTGTGGGCACTGCTGGATCTGATGTGGAAGCCCTGACGCTGCACACCTCCGAGGGGAGCTTCGTCGAGGCGACGGTGATGGATGGATGGTGGATCGTCTGGATCCCGGGCGAGGTATCGATCGGAGACTCGGCCTCGGTCGTCACGAGCGAGGGCACAGCGATGGACGTGATCCTCGAAAGTCCGCACACGTAAGAGGTCGTGCCCGAGAATGGGCTCCAGCATCTCCGGCCTGTCCGCCTCCTTCCGGTCGCATGCTCGGTAGTGAGGCGGCGCGGTATCGGGGGACTCGTCTCAGGGCGGTGCTCGGCCGCTACGCGAATGTCGGGCAACGTGTGAAGATCGGAGCATGAGCACACAGCCACGCGCCGTGGTGACCGGCGCCTCCACCGGGATCGGGGCCGCCACGGTGGCCGAGTTACGCAGTCGGGGCTACGCCGTCGTGGCGACTGCCCGGCGTGAGGATCGCCTGCGGGCGCTGGCCGCGGAGACCGGCTGCGAGTATGTGGCTGCCGATCTCACCGAGGCTGACGACGTTGCCCGCCTGGTCGCGACGGTGGCCGCAGGTGGTCCGCTGACAGCTTTGGTGAACAACGCCGGCGGAGCGAGGGGCGCCGACCCGGTCGAACGCGGCGACGTGGCCGACTGGGAGGAGATGTACCGGATCAACGTGCTCGCCACGTTGCGGGTGACGCAAGCGCTGCTGCCTGCGTTGCGGGCCGACGGCGGGGGAGACGTGCTCGTCCTGACCTCGACCGCTGCGCACGACACCTACCCGGGTGGTGGCGGGTACGTGGCCGCCAAGCACGCCGAACGGATCATCGCCAACACCCTCCGGCTCGAGCTTAACGGCGAACCGATCCGGGTGATCGAGATCGCGCCCGGCATGGTCAGGACCGAGGAGTTCTCCCTCAACCGCCTCGGTGACGCCGGTGCAGCCGACGCCGTCTACGAGGGTGTGGAGAACCCGCTCACCGCCGACGACATCGCCGATGCCATCGCCTGGACCCTCACCCGGCCGCGGCACGTGAACATCGACTCCATGACGATCCGCCCGGTGGCACAGGCCTCCAGCACGCAGGTCGCCCGGCACACCGGGCTCTGAGAACGCCCGCTCTGAACACGCCTGCTCTGAACACGCCTGCTCTGCGGTGTCAGTGCTCGGCCACCTCAGTGATCCCTGGCCAGCACCCGCAGTGCGGTCGCCGGGTCGTCGGTGCACAGCGAATCCGCCCCCAGGTCAGCGATCTCGCCCATCCGGTCCGGGTCGTTCACGGTCCATACCCACGCCTCGAGCCCGCGGGACCGGATCGCCTGCACATCGCTCGCCGTCAGGTTGCGCTCCCACACCGACACCCCACCTGAGCCTGCACGCAGCGCAAAGGCGACGGCGTCCTCCAACGTCCCGACCCGTTCCAGCATCTCGGCCACGGTGGCCTCCGCCTCCGGTCGGTGAGCACGGACCTGAGCGAGCAGTTCGGACTCGTTCCCCTCATGCCCAAGGCTCAGCGGGTACGCCGCCAGACCGGGCACCAGGTCGGTCAGGCGGGCGAGCGCCTGCCAGTGCCCTCCGGAGGCGAACCAGTGCACGTGCGGGTGGTGCGCCGTCACGGTGGCTACTGCATCGATCGCGGTCGGATCCTTGATCTCGACATTGACCACGGCCGCCGACCCGACGAGGTCCAGTACCTCGTCCAAGGTCGGCACATGCTCCCCGCCACCGGCGTCCACCCGTGCCAGCTCTGCCTCACTGCGAGCCCCCACGGGTCCGGTGGCTGAGGTGGTCCGGTCCAGCGTGTCGTCGTGAATCACCACCGGCACCCCGTCCGCGCTCAGGTGCACGTCCAGCTCGACGCCCTCCACCCCGAGCTCCAGCGCCCGGGAGAACGCGGCGAGGGTGTTCTCCGGCAGTTCTGCACTGGCACCCCGGTGGGCGTAGATCTTCACGCTGGATACCCTCCTCGTCGGCGACCGCGAGAGCGCGGCCCACCTCGACAGGGTAGATCGGCCGGGTGCCGACCGGGTGAACGTGGCGCGAACACTCGCGGACCGAAGTGACCAGGCCCGAACCGGAAATCCGGTGACCGGACGTGGTGAGGCCGATACGGTCTGCGGATGGACGCCGTCCCTCCACGCCCTGCGCAGAGTGTGCTCTGGCCACCCGCCGGTCTGCGGGTGCGTGCCGCCGACCTGGAGCTGCGCTACCTCGACGACGAGCTGCTGCACCAGTTGGCTGCGCTGGCGTCGCGCGGCGTCCATGCACCCGAGGCGATGCCGTTCATGGTGCCCTGGACCCGGGGCACGCCGGAGGAGGTCGCGCGCAGTGTGCTGCGTTACCAGTGGCAGGCACGGGCGCAGATGAGTCCGGATGCCTGGGGTCTGGAGCTGGCGGTCCTGCATCGAGGCACCCCGGTCGGGATCCAGGCGGTCGGGGGGAAGGATGTGCCGACGACCCGTGTGCTCGGCACCGGCTCCTGGCTGGGCCGAGAACTTCACGGGCAGGGGATCGGCACCCGGATGCGCGCGCTGGTGCTGCACCTGGCCTTCGACGGGTTCGGGGCGGACGTCGCGCGCACCGAGGCGTGGGTGGACAACGCCGCCTCGAACGGCGTCTCCCGGCGGCTCGGGTACCGCGAGAACGGGTGCAGCCGCGAGGTTCGGGAAGGAGCCGCCGTCGAGCACCGTGCCTACCGCCTCGACCGGGCGGACTGGGAAGCGCACCGGGTCGCCCACCCCGAACTCCACCCGGGTGAGGTGACGTACGAGGGACTGGACGCCGTCCGGGACTTCCTGCACCTCACCTGAGCTGCCGTTCTCACGCGGTGAACCCAAGGCGGCCGTGGCATCCTGAGGCTGCGGGTGACCCCCGCCGCACAAAGGAGAGTCGATGACGATTCTGACCAGCGCCGCAGACCCGGCGAGCTCGGAGTTCACCACCAACGACGCGACCCAGCGCGCCCTGGCAGCCGAGCTGACCGAACGGCTCGCCAGGGTAGCCCGCGGGGGGCCGGAGCGGTCTCGGCAGCGGCACACCGACCGGGGCAAGCTGCTGCCGCGGGATCGGATCACCACCCTGCTCGACCCCGGCAGCCCGTTCCTGGAGATCGCGCCACTGGCGGCCTGGGATCTCTACGACGGTGAATGCCCGGCTGCCGGAGTGGTCGCCGGCATCGGCATGGTCCACGGCAGGCAGGTGCTCGTGATCGCCAACGACGCCACCGTCAAGGGCGGCACGTACTACCCACTCACGGTCAAGAAGCACCTGCGCGCCCAGCAGATCGCCCTGGAGAACCAGCTCCCGTGCCTGTACCTCGTCGACTCAGGCGGCGCCTACCTGCCGATGCAGGACGAGGTCTTTCCCGATGAGCAGCACTTCGGGCGCATCTTCGCCAACCAGGCCCGCATGTCCGCCGCCGGGATCCCGCAGCTGGCCGCCGTGCTCGGGTCCTGTACTGCAGGCGGCGCCTATGTGCCCGCCATGAGCGACGAGACCGTGATCGTGGGCGGCCAGGGCACGATCTTCCTGGGCGGTCCGCCGCTGGTGAAGGCAGCCATCGGAGAAGAGGTCAGCGCCGAGGATCTCGGCGGCGGGGAACTGCATGCCCGTACGTCCGGGGTGGTGGACCACCTGGCTGACGACGACGCCCACGCCCTGCGGATCCTGCGCGACATCGTCGCCACCCTGCCGCCACCGCCGCCGCGGGTGTGGGACGTCGCTCCACCGCGAGAACCCGCAGTGCGGGCCGACGAGATCTACGGGGTGGCGCCCACCGACCTGCAGGCGGCCAGCGACCCGCGCGAGGTCATCGCCCGTCTCGTGGACAGTTCCGAACTGCAGGAGTTCAAGGCCGCCTACGGCACCACCCTCGTGACCGGATTCGCCCGCATCCACGGTCATCGGGTGGGCATCGTGGCCAATGACGGCGTGCTGCTGAGCGAGTCGGCACTCAAGGGCACCCACTTCATCGAGCTGTGCGACCAGCGCGGCATCCCGCTGCTGTTCCTGCAGAACATCTCCGGCTTCCTCGTGGGCCGCGAGGCCGAAGCGGGCGGTATCGCCAAACACGGCGCGAAGATGGTCACCGCCGTGGCCACCACCCGGGTCCCGAAACTGACCGTGATCACCGGCGGATCCTTCGGTGCCGGCAACTACTCTATGTGCGGACGTGCCTACGGGCCCCGGTTCCTGTGGATGTGGCCCGGAGCGCGGATCTCGGTGATGGGCGGACGTCAGGCCGCCGCCGTGCTCGGCACCGTCCGCGCCGACCAGGCCGCTTCCCGCGGCGAGGACTGGCCCGCCCACGAGCGGGAGGCGTTCGAGGCACCGATCCGTGAGCAGTACGAGCGCCAGGGCAACCCGTACTACGCCACCGCGCGGCTGTGGGACGACGGCATCATCGACCCCGCCCAGACTCGCACCGTGCTCGGGCTCGCGCTGGACGTGTGCTCTCGCGTGCCGCTGCCCGATCTGTCCGAATCTCGCTTCGGCATGTTCCGGATGTGAAGGGAGCCTCCGTGTTCACGTCCGTCCTCATCGCCAACCGCGGCGAGATCGCCATCCGCATCGCCCGCACGCTCCGGCGGATGGGAATCCGTTCCGTCGCCGTGTACTCCGACCCCGACGACGGCGCAGCGCACGTCCGGGCCGCCGACCTCGCCGTCCGGATCGGACCCGCTCCGGCGGCACAGTCGTACCTGGATGTGGCCGCGATCATCGAGGCTGCGCGCCGGACCGGAGCCCAGGCCGTGCACCCTGGGTACGGCTTCCTCAGCGAGAGCCCGGAGCTTGCGCGCGCCTGCGCCGACGCCGGGCTGGTGTTCATCGGGCCGGGCCCGGCGGCACTGGAACTGATGGGCAGCAAGATTCGGGCGAAGGCGCACGTCGCCGAGGCGGGTGTGCCGGTGATCGAGGGGGTCAGCGAACTGGACGAGGACCTCCTCACCGCAGCGGCGCACCTGGGCCCGCCCTTGCTCGTCAAACCCTCCGCTGGCGGCGGTGGGAAAGGGATGCAGGTTGTCCGCGACCTCACCGATCTACCGGAGGCGCTCGCGACTGCCCGTCGCATCGCCCGCGCGGCCTTCGGGGATGAGGCGCTGCTGGTGGAACGGTTCGTCGACGCCCCCCGCCACATCGAGATCCAGGTGCTGGCCGACGCCCACGGCCACGTCCTGAGCCTGGGCGAGCGGGAGTGCTCGCTGCAACGCCGCCATCAGAAGGTCATCGAGGAGGCTCCCTCACCGTTGCTGACCGAGACCACCCGGCAGCGGATGAGCGATGCCGCGGTCGCCGTGGCCGAGAGCGTGGGGTACCAAGGCGCCGGAACGGTGGAGTTCCTCGTGCCCGCCGCGAACCCGGACGCCTTCGCCTTCATGGAGATGAACACCCGCCTCCAGGTGGAGCACCCCGTCACCGAAGCGGTCACGGGTCTGGACCTGGTGGAGTGGCAGGTGCGCATCGCCGCCGGCGAACCGTTCGAGCCGGACCTGGACCGGGCGGTGGAGGGACATGCGATCGAGGCGCGGATCTACGCCGAACGTCCGGACTCCGGCTTCCTCCCGGCGACCGGAACCGCCGCAGTGGTGCGCTGGCCGGACGAGGTGCGCGTCGATCACGCACTGACGGAGGGCACGGTGGTCGCAACCGAGTACGACCCGATGCTGGCGAAGGTGATCGCCCACGCTGACACGCGTGCCGACGCCCTGGCGCGGCTGGACCGGGCGCTCGCGGACACCGTGATCTTCGGGGTCGAGACGAACGTGGACTACCTGCGGCGGCTGCTGGCCCACCGGGACGTACGCGCCGGCACCGCCGACACGACGTTGCTGGACGGGCTCACCATCACCCAGCAGCACACGCCGGACGAGGCACTGATCGCTGCAGCCCTGGCGCGGCATGCACACGCCTGGACGGACGAGCTCTGGCGCCGGCCGTCAGGATGGCGGCTCGGTGCCGACCAGCCCGTCATCTATGCCTTCGCTGCGGGCACCGTCTCAATATCCGGCCCTCCGGAGCGCGCGCTGGTCGCGGTCGGGGACACAACCGACGGCCTGCAGCGACTCTGTGCCATATCTGGCACGGTGTCGCTGCAGGCCGTCAGTTCGTGTGCGCTGGTCCTCGACGGCATGAGCACTGGTGTGGACGTGTTGCTCGCGCCGGCCGCCACCTGGGTGCGGTGGGATGGCCGGACGTGGGGTCTCGATCACCACGATCCGGACGCGAGCACCGCGATGTCGGCAGGGGTGAGCGACCCCCAGCTGCGCACCCCGATGCCGGGGACCGTGGTTGCCGTGCACGCCGCTGCTGGCGACTGGGTCGAGGCAGGAGACCGCATCGTCACGGTCGAGGCGATGAAGATGGAATTCCCGCTGCGCGCCGGCCGCGCCGGTACGATCACCATCGACGTCGTCGTCGGTGACCAGGTCACATCCGGCCAGGTGCTCGCCGCCGTCACCGGCCCTGAGGGTTCACAAGACCCGCGAGGGCCGAGCGCAACGATCCACAAGATCTGACGAAGGAGTCACGCTCATGCCGTACGGCTTCACCCCCGAGCACCTCGCGCTCGCCGAGAAGGTCCGCACGTTCGCCGACACCGTGGTGCGCCCCGCCGCCTACGACTGGGACACCCGGCGGGAACTGCCGCTGGATGTCATTGCCGAGATGGGCCGGATGGGCCTCTTCGGACTTCCCCTGCCGCCGGAGTACGGGGGCACCGGCGCCGACTACACCGCGTTCTGCCTCGCCGTGGAGCAGATCGCCCGTGTCGACCAGTCGCTCGCCGTCACCCTCGAGGCCGGGATCGGACTCGGTGCCATGCCGGTGCTGCGGTTCGGCACCGAGGAGCAGAAACGGCAGTGGTTGCCCAGTCTCGCCACCGGGCAGGCGCTCGCCGCTTTCGGACTCACCGAAGCCGGCTCCGGTTCGGACGCGAGCGGCACGCGCACCACGGCTGATCTCGCCAGTGGTGAGTGGGTGCTCAATGGCTCCAAGCAGTTCATCACCAACTCCGGCACGCCGATCACCACGCTCGTCACCATCACGGCTGTCACCGGTGAGCGCACTCGCGACGACGGCACCCGGGTACCGGAACTCTCAGCCTTCCTCGTGCCAGTCCCCAGTGAGGGACTGGTCGTCGGTCCCGCCTACGACAAGGTCGGCTGGCACACCTCCGACACTCATCCCCTCACGCTCACCGATGTCCACATTCCTGAGGAGAGTCTGCTCGGCGAACGCGGCCGCGGGTACGCCTATGCCGTCACCTGCCTCGACGAGGGCCGCATCGCTTTCGCCGCACTCTGTACCGGCGCTGCCCAAGGATGCCTGGAAGAGGCGATCCGGCACAGCCACGAACGGCAGGTGTTCGGACGAGCGCTGGAGGACAACCAGCACGTGGCTTTCATGATCGCCAGGATGCAGGCACGCGTGCACACCGCCCGGCTCGCGTGGGTGGAGGCGGCCCGGCTGATGGACGCGGGGGAGCGGTTCAAGATGGCCGCCTCGCTCGCCAAGCTCGTCGGTGCCGAGGCTGCCGTGGCCAATGCTCACGATGCCTCGCAGATCTTCGGCGGCTACGGTTTCCTCAACGAGAACCTCGTGGCCCGGCACTACCGGGACGCGAAGGTGCTGGAGGTCGGTGAAGGCACCACCGAGGTCCAGCTTGGAGTGATCGCCCGTGAGCTGGGCCTGACCGGCGCGGGCCTGACCCGCCGATAGCACCGGCCCGCTGGGCGACAGGGAGAGAGGGAGAACGATGGACACCCAGCCTGCGGAGCCGCTGCGCGAGGAGGTCCAGCGTGGCAAATACCTCGACGAGCTCGAGCTCGGGGTGCGCTACCGGCACGCCCCGGGCCGGACCATCACCGAGGCCGACGACGTGCTGTTCACCACCGCCACGATGAACCCACAGGCCCTGCACCTGGACGCCGCCTGGTGCGCGACGCAGCCGTTCGGCCGCCCGGTGGTGAACTCGATGTTCACCCTTGCCACAGTGGTGGGCCTCTCGGTCGGGCATCTCACCCAGGGCACGACCGTCGCCAATCTCGGCTTCGAGAACGTACGGTTCCCGGCCCCGATGTTCCACGGTGACACCCTCTATGCGCAGACGGTGGTGCTCGAGACCCGTGCTTCGGCGAGTAGGCCGGGGCAGGGCATCGCCCGGCTCGAGCACACCGGTCGCAATCAGGACGGCGTCATCACTGTCGTCGCGGTGCGGTCGGCGCTCATGTGGTACCGCCAGGCGCATGAGGCACGATCAGGCGGCGGGAATACCGGGGGTGAGCGCTCATGACGGCGCCAGGGCCCGCGAGGTCCGCAGCGGATCTGCCCGGACCTGCCCTGCTGTTCTGCCCCGCCGACCGACCCGACCGGTTCACCAAGGCGGCCGAGCGCGCGGACGGGGTGATCCTCGACTTAGAGGATGCTGTGGCTGCCGACGCTCGGGCGGC includes these proteins:
- a CDS encoding acyl-CoA dehydrogenase family protein, which codes for MPYGFTPEHLALAEKVRTFADTVVRPAAYDWDTRRELPLDVIAEMGRMGLFGLPLPPEYGGTGADYTAFCLAVEQIARVDQSLAVTLEAGIGLGAMPVLRFGTEEQKRQWLPSLATGQALAAFGLTEAGSGSDASGTRTTADLASGEWVLNGSKQFITNSGTPITTLVTITAVTGERTRDDGTRVPELSAFLVPVPSEGLVVGPAYDKVGWHTSDTHPLTLTDVHIPEESLLGERGRGYAYAVTCLDEGRIAFAALCTGAAQGCLEEAIRHSHERQVFGRALEDNQHVAFMIARMQARVHTARLAWVEAARLMDAGERFKMAASLAKLVGAEAAVANAHDASQIFGGYGFLNENLVARHYRDAKVLEVGEGTTEVQLGVIARELGLTGAGLTRR
- a CDS encoding MaoC family dehydratase, whose product is MDTQPAEPLREEVQRGKYLDELELGVRYRHAPGRTITEADDVLFTTATMNPQALHLDAAWCATQPFGRPVVNSMFTLATVVGLSVGHLTQGTTVANLGFENVRFPAPMFHGDTLYAQTVVLETRASASRPGQGIARLEHTGRNQDGVITVVAVRSALMWYRQAHEARSGGGNTGGERS